Within the Anguilla rostrata isolate EN2019 chromosome 6, ASM1855537v3, whole genome shotgun sequence genome, the region GACAACCCAGAGTGCAAGAAAATGGATTGGTAGTTATTAACAAAAAGTTAGGAGGTTGAGTTTGTTGTAATGCCTGCATTTTGTTgttgtgaaatataatttttttttctttttttgttttcctgtttttgaaaTGGACGCAGGGTTTCTGTGGTTAGATGAATAAACAAGTCAAAACCACATTCTACATACATGTTCAGCTCCATAAAGCTAAAGACGAGAGACCAGTTTTCTTATTGCCAGGTTGTTTTGATGTGTTAAGCCTTTCAAATGCATATTAGGTGTCCACATAGCCAGAGTGTGCATCCAAAAAAATGTAGATATCTGTATTGGTCTGCgctaatatttaaatgtttctgcttttttttttttttggttcccaGCTAACAGTATTTAAATAGAACAGCACAACGGCTGATTTTCTTGTCCAACGTGGTATCTAATTGCTTGAAATGCAGCACACGATGACCCCCAGTGTTTGCAGTGGCATTGTAGATATCTCTCACTCTCGTACAGTCGGCAACGCAGGcaggctcctcccaccctcccttgCAGGGGCGAATGGCACGCATGCCCCTGGCTGCGCTTTCACTCCGACGCACCGGATTGGCCGCAGTGTCTGGTCTCCATCACCGCATTCTGTGCAGGCTTCTCACTAGCGAGTGACACTAAAACAAAGAGcagctttgcaaaaaaaattataataaaccTTCGTGCAAAGCAtatgtcttctgtttttcttttttgttctatGTTCTCTCTGTGAGTTTTAGAGCATATTACCTTGGAGGCTTAGAAGATGTGTTGCTTCAAGGGGTGTACACTGTTTATGGAATTGCAAGtggctttaaataaaaaaaaaagctcatcttattctttttttttttccttcagcgtGTTATGGAGTGTTGGTGCTGTAAACCCTTGATTTTACCAAGCCTCTGCTTgttatttcagttcatttcaaacacagacaggttgttttttttctttttgcttgtacatttaattttgtgtaaatAAAGGTTATGTTCCAAAGTATTCCATAAGTATTTCCAAAGGAGTTTTGAGCACAGTCAACCAAAATCATAACTTAATGGTCTTAAGTCTGCAGTGTACAGGTCCAAGAGGAACTGTGTGCAAGATGAGAGACATTCATAAATTCAAggacattgttttttctttttagcagaTTCACAAatgtgagagacagacataTCAGGATAATTTAATAGTTCTTAAATAGATATGCATACAGACTTCACAATTTAGAGATGTACATACAACATATACAATTCATAGTTTATATGTGTCTATTCATGGTTATAGAGAAACAGCCATTTCACTAGCACAATTGGCAATTTTTGAAGTAGAAAATGCACAGAAGAAGGATAACGCAACTTGAGATACCGAACATATCTATACAGGATTTGTGTCTACATTTAATCAGCATTTATGGATCTGCCGGTCTCTGCAGTGTCTGCCATGTAAGAGCTAGCAGTCATGGAAAACAAGACCAAAGCTATCAACCTGATTTGGTAATCTACTATTTTGAAGTTTTTCAGTTCTTCAGAGGAGGAGCCATATCGCATTTCACCTGTTCTTAATCCCTGAGGGACAGAAAACTTTAGCAGCAGTATGGGTTGCAGCTATTTTACAAGGCTAAGGGaaccatttaatttgaaatgcagtGAAGTGTGTTACCGTTCATCACAAAAATCATTCAGAACTGTGACATGGgcaacattaatattttaaaaatgaagggcTGGCTGTTTGGCACAAACAACACAAGTGCCACCCAGTgacatttttgtgtaattatttataaatcagCTGTTACAAAGCTGCAAAGAGGACGGGGGTACACCAAAGGCCAatagtttctttttctcttgcaCAAACCGACATAATGTACACTAAAACATTAAGAGAAGTGGTGGAGAGGAAAAGACCGTCTCTCTTTTTTGATTGGCGAACACAGTCCATGTGGTAACTGACTGGCTCCTGTCATCTTTACAGTGGTTCTGTCAACACTGAAGGGTCGGGGGCGGGGTTACTCAAGCCACTAATGCAGCGGGTTCCCTGGCCACACCCCTCTATAGATGGCAGAGGGGAGACAGAAGCTGCTTAATTAATGGATGCACTCTGCGAGTGGCGGGCGAACGCACTGGGTGTTCCGGCTGACCCTGGAAATTTGGAACAGCTCGAGTCCTTGCCTGTGCGCTACAGGTACATTCCGTTGATGAGGTAGTCCGACTCCTCCGATGTGATTGGCCGGGCTTTTTTCAGTTTGCGGTGCACCAAGCGTAGTCGACAGCCAACCATGAGAAGCAGGAGAGCAGTAATGATAAGACCCAGAGCCAGTGGCAGGATTGCACCTGAAAGAGGCAAGAGGGGAGGAAGCAGACATCATAATAGGTAtctctttcatttgtttatatgaATTTACAACAGTTTTGTCACTGCAACTACGACTGATGTTGAGCTAGATTATCTATTGTCAGTATACACTTTCCAAGGTATGATTTAAAGATGCACACATATTATAAAAGCATTATTCCTGCAGACTGTAAAAGGTCATTGTAACTGGAACCTCCAGACCTGATGCAGGGGTGGGATGTCCTCCAAAAACAGGATGGTGTTTAGACTCGGGAATATCACTCTCCACTTTGTCCTCTGAAATGGCTACACGGTGAGGCGAAGCTACAGATTCAGTccacatatacaaaaataatgagCAATGAGCAAGAAATACAATGATATACAAAGTATAGTatcttatttatgtattcttagttataataatagtaataataataaaaataatattgtaatttTGACATGCAAAAAGGTTTGTGgcaatcgtgtgtgtgtgctggcctCAGAAAGAGAGGCTGCAATCCAATGTGTGAACTCAcgagtctctgtgtgtttttggggtggaTGGGCTGTGGTGGGCTTCTGCTCGACAGGACCTGAAATGGATACATACATGTTTGTTGAACTGAATAAAAATCCCACCAATCATATACATAATATGTAGGTATAGCTACAGTGTGACATATCAGGTTCTCACAAACACGCTTAGACTCAAGCTGCTGTTTTGTAGCTGATACTGCATTACATGTAGTGGCGGAGTAATATCTTACTATGCCTAATCTCAAACAGTCGTGAAAAAATGACATGGGAAGTAACAATGTTCACATCAATACGACCTATCGTATATCATATAATAACATTCGTGTAATTATATATAACGTTGAGAAACATGACATTAGTTTTTTTCAAGAGCATCATATAAATGACTACTCTAGTTCAGTTTCAAAGGGTTTaggacacagcacagaaacacaacctGGTTTTTGTATGCACTCTGCGGCGCAGTCTGTCTCCTGCAGGAAGTTATTGGTGTTGCCCTTGCAGCCCCCGTAGATGAAGTGCTTGCACGCTCCGTCAGCCGGATCGTAGTACCACCGTGGGATAATGGCTTTGCAGGGCCCGACAGCAGGTGGCGCTGAGCAGGGTTCTGttgggggcagagagagggataagGACGCCTCCATATTAACGAGTCCTCAGACCAGGTAGAGGAGTAatgccctgcccccctcccttccccaccAATGTAAGGATCAGGTGGCCGGAGACACAGAAGAGCTTTGTTCCAGTAACCaagggaacaggaagtggaaagcGTCTCCAATCGCAGAACAGCACTTCATTTTACATCCTCAGTGCTTCCCTCCTGAAATTTGCTGCTCGACAGAAGCACGCTTTTAAAACCTGTCTTCATCCTTTGCGgaatttattttcccttcacAGAGACTACAGACTATGAATCCATGCTTTCTTTTATGGATTTATTCAAAGTTTGAACTGAAAATTCAATTGTCAATTAATCTCATACCTGATGTTCATTcatgagaaaataatttgatCAAAGTCAAATCCATATGCTAATGTCAACCCTGAATAACCCTTACTTAAAATACACCGTAACTTAAAAGAAGTACTATCAGTTACCTCCAAATGAGTCATAGAAAGGTGACATTTACATACCAGTCACTATCTAAGCAGTGCTTTGAACTGAATGGTGCATCACCACTAGTCATCACTATAAGAGAACAACAATGGATTTATGACAATATATGTTGGCAAATCAACATATTGTGCTATACCTGAGCCTGCTCTCCCACCCTGTCCATTGGGAACATGAGGCAGCGAAGGGGGGACAGGGTTACCCCTGTTGTAGGACTCAACAGGGGGATTTGCATCCTCCATTGTCTTCCCGGTGCCGTCCAGAATCATGGCTTGGTCGTTATACTCTTTGAGCTGGGACCCCGGCCTCAGCACGGCGGGTAGCCTGGACGAGTGCGTCACGGCCTTTCGGGCCCCATcgactgggggagagagggagaggatgggCTAAGCTGCTGGAGGAAAATCAGGCTAACGCACGCACGCTAAAACATATACGATCCTCCTCCATCACATCTCAGAGGCATCCATCTTTAAGGGTGCACCAAGTGGATTTCTGCCCTCAAACTGTCTTTCAGATACTAGGGGACTCTGACttgtttgaaacaaaataatatttacctCATAAGCACCTGAAAGACACATGCACGAAATAGAAGAATTTGGAATATTTTATGTTGGACTATATGGAAGAAAGTTTTACTTAAACAGGTATTGGCttaacaaccaaaaaaaactacaaaaacaatgatGATAGCAGGAGTATagttacatgtaaaatataaggaaaataagGCTAACAATAAAATAGTCAGCATTATATGCCATAAGCTATTTTATGTTAACTAACAGGCCTGGGACTGACTCACAGCTGGTGCAGAAGGCCTCATCGGAGCGATCTGGGCACTGCTGCTTTCCATCACAGGCGTAGGTGATGTCGATGCAGCAGCCATCGTCGCACTCAAACTGGTGGCGCGAGCAGTGGCCTGTACACACTGTGGAGGGGAGACACCTGCTCGTGACACTCCGTCAGCCTGAGTAAATACATGCAGCACCACTCTGGCCCTAAAGCCCCAATCACTCATTAACTCACAGCTGATCCACATTACACAAAACCTAAGTAAGGAAGATGGAACTCTCACAGCTGTTGCAGTCATTGTGAAgggttaatatttaatgcagGGCCAAATCATGGCAGGTTAATGTAATCCTCATatgtttttacaatttaaaacatGCCCGGTTTAAGATGCCACACTTAAGTCTCACATTCTCAGTGATTCAGTGCATGGCATGAGATGTCAACAGCTATGTTTCTATTTTAGTTTGAATTTGTGGCTTTAAAATTATGATTCCGCAGAAGTCAGAATTATAAAAAACGATCGACAGTTTGGCGTGTGAAATAACTGTAATACTGCtatatattaataatgtttAATGCAAAAGTAAGTTAAAATATAACCATATATCATACAGTAATAGTTGTCCTGTGACTATTTCCAATAAATCTCAACTGACAATTTTAGCATTGGGAATAACAAACAGCTGACATAAATGAGAGTACAGAATGACCAATGCTACCGTCTGCTTGATGTTCTGGTGgcagcactgtgactgtgacattGTCAGAGCTTCTCTGTCCCACCGTGTCTGTGACAGTCATCTGGAAGGTGTAGGACCCCTCCTGCAGGTCACTGAGCTTTAGGACCCCAGGCTGGGTGACCTACAGAAGGCAAGGCACAAATACGCATCAGAAGCTCATGACTGTAtgtacccagaatgcatttcaggaTGAGAATGTGCgagtgccttaactgaatgagccacccaACAGCTAATAATAGACCCCTTCTGAAATGCAAAGAGCCCTCCACGCTTCTGAAAAAGGCAGGCGGTGACCTCTGCTCCCATTGGTAGACCGTGGCCCACAATGAGACCTTTGTCCTCAGGGCAGACTGGGGTATAATAGCCTGTTATCTTCACCTGCGCAGCATTTTCTAAACAACACCAGCTCCCTCTCGTCACACGCATTCAGGTTGCTTTCTCAGCAGAACTAATCTAATACAAACACAGTGGTCAGCTTTTCCGTGTAACCGAGTTGACTTCAGAGCTCCAGATTACACTAAAAGAGAACACGCTCCAGGTCAGCTTGTGGCTGCTTGTGGACAGAAGAGCAACAGGAGATGGTCCATTTTGTACATTGTTCAAT harbors:
- the lrp11 gene encoding low-density lipoprotein receptor-related protein 11 is translated as MFCSASHYQRSIACIVLLCSSNIVLAKSSQISDIKSKISGVEELLEEFRKQLQQDQALNREDGLGDVCLSGFSAIEEHIIRAKDSIDQGATFLTAPSRVYSWRDCLHACCVDPRCTVAVVQEDLEQSESSLSCFLFNCTYRNKNVCTFSMQQGYSTYSRLHNTSGYSSPASSHQDFTKQTNSIRRPQDRLSADDPTIQELDEPPRSDASQDLVIQLPTDWAVLDGRGSVDDHGVTRYEWALIRGDHSVNMKVTQPGVLKLSDLQEGSYTFQMTVTDTVGQRSSDNVTVTVLPPEHQADVCTGHCSRHQFECDDGCCIDITYACDGKQQCPDRSDEAFCTSFDGARKAVTHSSRLPAVLRPGSQLKEYNDQAMILDGTGKTMEDANPPVESYNRGNPVPPSLPHVPNGQGGRAGSEPCSAPPAVGPCKAIIPRWYYDPADGACKHFIYGGCKGNTNNFLQETDCAAECIQKPGPVEQKPTTAHPPQKHTETPSPHRVAISEDKVESDIPESKHHPVFGGHPTPASGAILPLALGLIITALLLLMVGCRLRLVHRKLKKARPITSEESDYLINGMYL